Proteins found in one Clostridium kluyveri DSM 555 genomic segment:
- a CDS encoding FtsW/RodA/SpoVE family cell cycle protein, whose amino-acid sequence MDTTRDEKKLLRYTYLLCFICFLNLAIIKQPFDKGAMVMAVVVCLLIGYSYFVIRKFFSDGDKYIFIFSSILSVIGMVMLYRIDMTVAIKQIIWFAIGVTGFILIVVLMPDTSRFSKYKYIYLICTLIFMGMGTVVGSATGNEINGAKNWVSLAGIQFQPSEFAKLFLVAYLASDLKNYKNFKNLIVPGIVVMISLAFMVLQKDLGSALIFFGIAVTMLYIATSKFRYVLICFLLSSGGAFLSYKLFNHVRTRIMIWKDPWPYATNESYQIVQSMFSIASGGLTGTGLGLGHPEYVPINTTDFIFAVLCEELGILIGFSIIILYFLLFYRCMRAAVYGNDEFSRLLAVGYSAMIASQVLVIVGGVMNAIPLTGITLPLVSRGGSSMLITFFSLGIIQKISEEGR is encoded by the coding sequence TTGGATACTACTAGAGACGAGAAGAAACTACTAAGATATACATATTTGTTATGTTTTATCTGTTTCTTGAACTTAGCAATAATAAAGCAGCCTTTCGATAAAGGAGCCATGGTAATGGCAGTTGTGGTCTGCTTATTAATAGGATATTCTTATTTTGTAATAAGAAAGTTTTTTTCTGATGGAGATAAATACATATTTATTTTTTCAAGCATATTATCAGTTATAGGTATGGTGATGTTGTATAGAATAGATATGACAGTTGCCATTAAACAGATAATATGGTTTGCAATCGGGGTAACAGGCTTTATACTTATTGTAGTTTTAATGCCGGATACCAGCAGATTTAGCAAGTATAAATACATATATTTAATATGCACATTGATATTTATGGGAATGGGTACAGTTGTGGGTAGTGCTACAGGAAATGAAATAAATGGTGCTAAAAACTGGGTGAGTTTAGCGGGAATTCAATTTCAGCCTTCGGAATTTGCAAAACTGTTTTTAGTGGCATATTTGGCATCAGATTTAAAAAACTATAAAAATTTTAAAAATCTAATAGTACCAGGTATAGTAGTAATGATATCTTTGGCTTTTATGGTACTTCAGAAGGATTTGGGTTCTGCCCTTATATTTTTTGGAATAGCTGTAACCATGCTTTATATAGCTACTTCTAAATTCAGGTATGTACTAATTTGTTTTTTACTTTCATCTGGAGGAGCTTTCCTCAGTTATAAGCTATTTAATCATGTTAGAACTAGAATTATGATATGGAAGGATCCCTGGCCCTATGCCACCAATGAAAGTTATCAAATTGTACAATCTATGTTTTCTATAGCCTCTGGAGGTCTTACAGGTACAGGCTTAGGGCTTGGACATCCAGAATATGTCCCTATTAATACTACGGATTTTATATTTGCGGTGCTCTGTGAGGAATTAGGAATATTAATAGGTTTTTCTATAATAATATTGTATTTTTTATTATTTTATAGGTGCATGAGGGCTGCAGTATATGGCAATGATGAGTTTTCCAGACTTCTTGCGGTAGGTTATAGTGCAATGATAGCATCTCAGGTTTTAGTTATAGTGGGAGGAGTTATGAATGCAATTCCTCTTACAGGTATAACTCTTCCACTGGTGAGTAGGGGAGGTAGTTCAATGCTTATAACATTTTTTTCTTTAGGCATAATACAGAAGATATCGGAAGAAGGTAGGTAG
- the murB gene encoding UDP-N-acetylmuramate dehydrogenase produces MNKFEDFAIKLREILDIEDIKIDEPMKEHTSFKVGGPVDILLTPKHFNQVVDVVKLCKKENIPYYIMGNGSNLLVKDGGIRGVMIKLVKLNKIQVKGNKIITESGVSLKDISTTALENCLTGFEFACGIPGSVGGAVTMNAGAYNGEISNVIESAKVICNSGEIIVLNREEMELGYRMSSILKNGYTILEVTFNLEKGNKENIMNRIEDLSRRRNEKQPLEYASAGSTFKRPQGHFAAKLIEDSGLKGESVGDAQVSEKHSGFIINKGNATAKDILTLISIVQDRVRQNFDIDLYTEVRIIGED; encoded by the coding sequence ATGAATAAGTTTGAAGATTTTGCTATAAAGTTAAGAGAGATATTGGATATAGAGGACATAAAAATAGATGAGCCTATGAAAGAACATACTTCATTTAAAGTAGGAGGACCTGTAGATATATTACTTACCCCTAAACATTTCAACCAGGTAGTAGATGTGGTGAAATTATGTAAAAAAGAAAATATACCTTATTATATAATGGGAAATGGCTCTAATTTACTGGTAAAAGATGGTGGTATAAGGGGAGTAATGATCAAGCTCGTAAAGTTAAACAAAATTCAGGTTAAAGGAAATAAAATCATTACAGAAAGTGGTGTATCATTAAAGGATATTTCAACCACAGCATTAGAAAACTGTTTAACAGGATTTGAGTTTGCCTGTGGAATACCAGGAAGTGTGGGTGGTGCAGTTACTATGAACGCAGGCGCCTATAATGGAGAAATTTCAAATGTAATAGAAAGTGCTAAAGTTATATGTAATAGTGGAGAAATTATAGTACTTAATAGAGAAGAAATGGAACTTGGGTATAGAATGAGTTCTATATTAAAAAATGGATATACCATTTTGGAAGTTACATTTAATCTGGAAAAAGGCAATAAAGAAAATATAATGAATCGTATAGAAGACTTAAGCAGAAGAAGAAATGAAAAACAACCTTTGGAGTATGCTTCAGCAGGAAGCACCTTTAAAAGACCCCAGGGACATTTTGCTGCAAAGCTCATAGAAGACAGTGGCTTAAAAGGAGAAAGTGTAGGAGATGCACAGGTATCTGAAAAACACTCAGGTTTTATAATAAACAAAGGAAATGCTACTGCAAAAGATATTTTGACTTTAATATCTATTGTACAGGATAGGGTAAGGCAAAACTTTGATATAGATTTATATACTGAAGTTAGAATTATAGGGGAAGACTAG
- the uvrC gene encoding excinuclease ABC subunit UvrC, which produces MFDFEQQLKILPDKPGVYLMKNSLGEVIYVGKAKILKNRVRQYFQKSKNHSEKVRTMVKHISEFEYIVTDSEMEALVLECNLIKKYRPRYNILLKDDKIYPLIKITLNEDFPRIICARNKIKDGAKYFGPYISTGAVYETMEVIKKIFPIRDCKLNIKKGNVKVRPCLNYHIGLCKAPCTGHISKEEYGKIISGVMDFLSGKNKDIIRKLKEDMDTLSENMEFEKAAELRDKIFALEKIIEKQKITTGGFEDEDFINIHSDEKDSCIQVFFSRTGKIIGREHFIIEDTQDLPKGEIVANFIKEFYGGTAYIAKTIYVPEIYDVQLLEDWLSIKKDSKVYIKIPQKGDKKAILNLVEKNARTTLQNFKLKFIQDKKMYETSLEELMEILNLDDIPHRIEAYDVSNIQGVDSVGTMVVFENGRPKHNDYRRFKINEVKGANDYESMKEILRRRFQNGMEEIKRIKERKLEFSAGKFSFFPDLILMDGGKIQVSAALEVLKEFNIDITVCGMVKDDKHRTRGLIYRNEEMPLNRNSNIIKLITRIQDEVHRFAVTYHRSLRSKRVLHSVLEDIPNVGVKRRKELLKRFLSVENIKKASMEELISTPSIDMRTAESIISYFRGYKS; this is translated from the coding sequence GTGTTTGATTTTGAGCAGCAGTTAAAAATATTGCCGGATAAACCTGGAGTATATTTAATGAAAAATTCTTTAGGAGAAGTAATATATGTAGGAAAGGCAAAGATTTTAAAAAATAGGGTTAGACAATATTTTCAGAAGTCTAAAAATCATTCTGAAAAAGTAAGAACAATGGTTAAACATATTTCAGAGTTTGAGTATATAGTTACAGATTCTGAGATGGAAGCTCTTGTATTAGAGTGTAATTTAATAAAAAAATACAGACCTAGGTACAATATATTGTTAAAAGATGATAAAATATATCCACTTATAAAGATAACTTTAAATGAAGATTTTCCAAGGATAATATGTGCCAGAAATAAGATAAAAGACGGGGCAAAATATTTTGGACCCTATATAAGTACGGGGGCAGTTTATGAAACCATGGAGGTTATAAAGAAAATATTTCCTATAAGGGACTGCAAGCTTAACATAAAAAAAGGAAATGTAAAAGTTAGGCCTTGTCTAAATTATCATATAGGATTGTGCAAGGCACCTTGTACTGGCCATATCAGCAAAGAAGAATATGGGAAAATTATATCTGGAGTTATGGATTTTTTATCAGGAAAGAACAAAGATATAATTAGAAAACTAAAAGAAGATATGGATACTTTATCTGAAAATATGGAATTTGAGAAGGCAGCGGAACTGAGAGACAAGATTTTTGCATTAGAAAAGATTATTGAAAAACAAAAAATAACCACTGGCGGTTTTGAAGATGAAGATTTTATAAATATACACTCTGATGAAAAAGATAGCTGTATTCAAGTGTTTTTCTCAAGGACGGGAAAAATAATAGGAAGGGAACATTTCATTATAGAGGATACACAGGATCTTCCTAAGGGGGAAATAGTAGCAAACTTTATCAAGGAATTTTATGGAGGTACAGCATATATAGCAAAAACCATATATGTACCGGAAATTTATGATGTTCAATTATTGGAAGATTGGCTTAGTATTAAAAAGGATTCTAAGGTATATATTAAAATACCCCAAAAAGGTGATAAAAAGGCAATTTTAAATTTAGTAGAAAAAAATGCCAGGACCACTTTACAAAACTTTAAATTGAAATTCATTCAAGATAAAAAAATGTATGAAACATCCCTGGAAGAACTTATGGAAATACTTAATCTGGATGATATACCGCATAGGATAGAAGCCTATGATGTATCTAATATTCAGGGGGTAGATTCTGTAGGTACCATGGTGGTCTTTGAAAATGGAAGGCCAAAGCATAACGATTATAGGAGATTCAAAATCAATGAGGTAAAGGGAGCCAATGATTATGAAAGCATGAAAGAGATCCTAAGAAGAAGGTTCCAAAATGGCATGGAAGAAATAAAGAGAATAAAAGAAAGAAAATTAGAGTTTAGTGCAGGAAAATTTAGCTTTTTTCCTGATTTGATTCTTATGGATGGAGGAAAAATTCAAGTAAGTGCAGCTCTTGAAGTATTAAAAGAATTTAACATAGATATAACTGTATGTGGCATGGTAAAGGACGACAAGCATAGAACTAGAGGACTTATTTATAGAAACGAAGAAATGCCATTAAATAGGAACTCTAATATAATTAAACTCATTACCCGAATACAGGATGAAGTTCACAGATTTGCTGTGACTTATCATAGAAGTCTTAGAAGTAAGAGGGTACTTCATTCTGTATTAGAGGATATACCCAATGTAGGGGTTAAAAGAAGAAAAGAGCTTTTAAAGAGATTTTTAAGTGTAGAAAATATAAAAAAAGCAAGTATGGAGGAGCTTATAAGTACCCCCTCTATAGATATGCGTACGGCAGAAAGCATAATTTCTTATTTTAGAGGATATAAAAGCTAA
- the uvrA gene encoding excinuclease ABC subunit UvrA — translation MKNSIVIKGAKVHNLKNVDLTLPRDKFIVFTGLSGSGKSSLAFDTLYAEGQRRYVESLSAYARQFLGQMNKPEVEYIQGLSPAISIDQKTTSRNPRSTVGTVTEIYDYLRLLYARIGVPHCPKCGRKITQQTIDQMVDRVMAMDVGTKIQVLSPMVRGRKGEHVKILENIIRSGFVRARIDGNIVDLQDEEVKLEKNKKHVIEVIVDRIVIKEEIRSRLADSIEMALKLSEGTVIINIIAGEDILFSDKFACPDCGISLGEITPRTFSFNAPFGKCDTCDGLGTLLEIDDNLIIPNRKKSILEGAVMCWGEGSLKEDSWTFSILKALSGKYNFKLDTPVEKLDSNILDILLHGLKGEKIRVKYKKENRVVEFNHSFEGIVNNLKRRYMETNSDYIKREIENYMSHNPCPKCKGARLKPEVLAITVGEKNIFELCSMSIKDELRFFKEIKLSEKDTIISEQILKEINSRLEFLIDVGLDYLTLSRTAGTLSGGEAQRIRLATQIGSSLVGVLYILDEPSIGLHQRDNDRLISTLKHLRDLGNTVIVVEHDEDTIRESDFIVDIGPGAGEHGGEVVACGSVLDIIECDASITGQYLSGKKKIEAPEYRREGNGKFIKVIGARENNLKNVSVEFPLGVFNCVTGVSGSGKSTLVNEVLYKALHKKLNNSRHNPGKHEDILGMENIDKVINIDQSPIGRTPRSNPATYTGVFDIIRQVFSNTNEAKMRGYKPGRFSFNVKGGRCEACSGDGIIKIEMQFLSDVYVPCEVCKGKRYNRETLEVKYKDKNIDQILNMTVEESLKFFENIPRIKNKLQTLMDVGLGYIKLGQPSTQLSGGEAQRIKLAYELSKRSTGKTIYILDEPTTGLHIDDVSKLINILQRIVNAGNTVVVIEHNLDVIKCADYIIDLGPEGGDKGGTILCTGTPQQVAENKDSYTGQYLKKML, via the coding sequence ATGAAAAATAGCATAGTGATAAAAGGTGCTAAAGTTCACAATTTAAAAAATGTAGATTTGACATTACCTAGAGATAAATTCATAGTGTTCACTGGACTTTCAGGTTCGGGAAAGTCTTCTTTAGCTTTTGATACATTATATGCAGAAGGGCAGAGAAGATATGTGGAATCTTTATCTGCATATGCGAGGCAATTTTTAGGACAAATGAATAAACCAGAAGTTGAATATATACAAGGATTGTCACCAGCCATATCTATAGATCAGAAGACAACCAGTAGAAATCCTCGTTCTACTGTAGGAACCGTTACTGAAATATATGATTATTTAAGATTATTGTATGCTCGTATAGGAGTGCCACACTGCCCCAAATGCGGTAGGAAAATAACACAGCAGACCATAGATCAAATGGTAGACAGGGTTATGGCTATGGACGTGGGAACTAAGATACAAGTTCTTTCTCCTATGGTAAGAGGGCGTAAAGGAGAGCATGTAAAAATTCTGGAGAACATAATTAGAAGTGGATTTGTAAGGGCCAGAATTGATGGAAATATAGTAGACCTTCAAGATGAAGAAGTAAAGCTTGAAAAAAACAAAAAGCATGTTATTGAAGTAATAGTAGATAGGATTGTAATAAAAGAAGAAATAAGAAGCAGACTGGCAGATTCTATAGAGATGGCACTGAAACTGTCGGAGGGAACAGTTATTATAAATATCATTGCAGGGGAAGATATTTTATTTAGTGATAAATTTGCATGCCCAGATTGTGGAATAAGCCTGGGAGAAATTACTCCAAGAACTTTTTCCTTCAATGCTCCTTTTGGCAAGTGTGATACCTGTGATGGACTTGGCACATTACTTGAAATAGATGATAATCTCATAATACCTAATAGGAAGAAGAGTATATTAGAGGGAGCCGTAATGTGCTGGGGAGAAGGAAGTCTAAAAGAAGACTCCTGGACTTTTAGTATATTGAAAGCTTTATCTGGTAAATATAATTTTAAGTTAGATACTCCTGTGGAAAAATTGGATTCTAATATTTTAGATATATTACTTCATGGGTTAAAGGGAGAGAAGATAAGAGTCAAATATAAGAAAGAAAACAGAGTGGTAGAGTTTAATCATTCTTTTGAAGGAATAGTAAATAATTTAAAGAGAAGGTATATGGAAACAAATTCAGATTATATAAAAAGAGAAATAGAAAATTATATGAGCCATAATCCATGTCCCAAATGTAAAGGAGCAAGGCTGAAACCTGAAGTCCTTGCAATTACAGTAGGAGAAAAGAATATCTTTGAATTATGCAGTATGTCTATAAAAGATGAGTTAAGATTTTTTAAAGAAATAAAATTATCTGAGAAAGATACTATTATAAGTGAGCAGATATTGAAAGAAATAAATTCTAGGCTGGAATTTTTAATAGATGTGGGACTGGATTATTTAACTTTATCTAGAACAGCAGGAACTTTATCAGGTGGAGAAGCTCAGAGAATAAGACTTGCTACACAAATAGGATCTAGTTTGGTAGGAGTGCTCTATATACTAGATGAGCCAAGTATAGGACTTCATCAGAGAGATAATGACAGACTAATTTCCACTTTGAAACATTTAAGAGACCTTGGAAATACAGTTATAGTTGTAGAACATGATGAAGATACTATAAGAGAATCGGATTTCATAGTAGATATAGGACCAGGAGCAGGGGAACATGGAGGGGAAGTTGTTGCTTGTGGAAGTGTTTTAGATATTATAGAATGTGATGCTTCTATAACAGGTCAGTACTTAAGCGGTAAGAAAAAAATAGAGGCACCAGAGTACAGGAGAGAAGGAAATGGTAAATTTATAAAGGTAATAGGAGCCAGAGAAAATAATTTGAAAAATGTAAGTGTGGAATTTCCGCTTGGGGTATTTAATTGTGTTACTGGAGTATCTGGTTCTGGAAAGAGTACTTTAGTAAATGAAGTATTATATAAGGCACTACATAAAAAATTAAACAATTCAAGGCATAATCCTGGAAAGCATGAAGATATTTTAGGGATGGAAAATATAGATAAGGTAATAAATATAGATCAAAGTCCCATAGGAAGAACTCCAAGGTCAAATCCTGCAACTTATACAGGGGTATTTGATATAATAAGACAGGTGTTTTCGAATACTAATGAGGCTAAAATGAGAGGATATAAACCAGGGCGATTTAGTTTTAATGTAAAAGGGGGAAGATGTGAAGCTTGCAGTGGCGATGGAATAATAAAAATAGAAATGCAGTTTTTGTCAGATGTATATGTTCCCTGTGAAGTATGTAAAGGTAAAAGATATAATAGAGAAACACTAGAAGTTAAATATAAGGATAAAAATATCGATCAGATACTTAATATGACTGTAGAAGAATCGCTGAAGTTTTTTGAAAATATACCGAGAATAAAAAATAAATTACAGACTTTAATGGATGTAGGGCTTGGATACATTAAATTAGGTCAACCATCAACACAGTTATCTGGAGGGGAAGCTCAGAGAATTAAATTAGCTTATGAACTATCTAAGAGAAGTACGGGAAAAACCATATATATATTGGATGAACCTACTACAGGACTTCATATAGATGATGTAAGTAAACTTATAAATATACTTCAGAGAATTGTAAATGCAGGAAATACAGTAGTTGTCATAGAGCATAATTTAGATGTTATAAAGTGTGCAGATTACATCATTGATCTTGGACCTGAAGGAGGAGATAAGGGTGGAACTATTCTCTGTACAGGTACCCCGCAGCAGGTAGCTGAAAATAAAGACTCCTATACAGGACAATATCTAAAAAAGATGTTATAA
- a CDS encoding FHA domain-containing protein → MDLSKLSMIFKIVIIGIVYIIIFWALRIMYKDIKNGGKRNRKLVRKSFGLEVVNPGKNSNLRRGAVIPVRREVTIGRKNDNQLILEDPYTSGHHARIYIKNAKDCVLEDLGSTNGTLLNGKKLRGKHYLAPGDEIKIGNTAFKVIG, encoded by the coding sequence ATGGATCTAAGTAAATTAAGTATGATTTTTAAAATCGTGATTATAGGTATAGTTTATATTATAATATTTTGGGCATTAAGAATAATGTATAAAGATATAAAAAATGGAGGTAAGAGAAATAGAAAACTAGTTAGAAAATCCTTTGGACTTGAAGTAGTTAATCCAGGTAAAAACTCAAATCTTAGAAGAGGTGCTGTAATTCCTGTAAGAAGAGAAGTGACTATAGGAAGGAAAAATGATAATCAGCTTATATTGGAAGATCCGTATACATCAGGTCACCATGCCAGAATTTATATAAAAAATGCGAAAGATTGCGTATTAGAAGATCTTGGAAGTACCAATGGAACTCTTTTGAATGGCAAAAAATTAAGAGGAAAGCATTATCTAGCTCCTGGTGATGAAATTAAAATTGGAAATACAGCTTTTAAAGTTATAGGATAG
- a CDS encoding metal-dependent hydrolase gives MKGKTHAGVGVVTFLSAYDMLPGKFNYIGILVVIFASILPDIDHPKSIINKYILPFRNKLTKIVFYSCLGTILLWYDYLYKGEPVIKAVGISFFIIALSTHRNGLTHSLTGMIMFSFIIGYLGNMYNLHYLVYYFIIGYGMHLLCDMITDRGVPLFYPFKNKKVKMPLTYKTNSKIGCTIEELLMIFGLLFTIYKLPVIYK, from the coding sequence ATGAAAGGTAAAACTCATGCAGGTGTTGGAGTAGTTACTTTTTTATCTGCTTATGATATGCTTCCCGGAAAGTTTAACTATATTGGTATACTTGTAGTGATATTTGCATCCATACTCCCAGATATAGATCATCCAAAAAGTATAATAAATAAATATATACTTCCTTTTAGAAATAAGCTTACTAAAATTGTTTTTTATAGTTGTTTAGGAACAATATTGCTTTGGTACGATTATTTATATAAAGGGGAACCTGTAATTAAGGCTGTTGGCATATCATTTTTTATAATAGCTTTATCTACTCACAGAAATGGATTAACTCATAGTTTAACGGGCATGATAATGTTTTCCTTTATTATAGGATATTTAGGGAATATGTATAATTTACATTATTTAGTATATTATTTTATTATAGGTTATGGAATGCACCTATTATGTGATATGATTACAGATAGAGGAGTACCATTATTTTATCCTTTTAAAAATAAAAAAGTCAAGATGCCTTTAACTTACAAGACTAATTCTAAAATTGGCTGTACTATAGAAGAACTTTTAATGATATTCGGGCTTTTATTTACTATATATAAACTTCCAGTTATATATAAATAA
- a CDS encoding peptidoglycan D,D-transpeptidase FtsI family protein, giving the protein MNDILNNIKKVMMVFLICFIALISYMTYFEMAIGPNIVNNAYNRRLWIKRNEVLRGTIYDRNGNALTKSEPIDQENQKREYTGGAMFAHALGYVDIKYGITGLERKYDEELMSTNIKDSIKSLIENKGKTQKKVGNNLKTTLDLETQKAAYDLLGDNKGAVVALNPKTGEVIAMVSKPSFDPNDLGTTWEQLNKDENRPLINRATAGLYPPGSTFKTITAISALENISGIQGRYFQDTGELYIGGDYTLHNFQGEVLGSINFKDAYTHSSNVYFGSLGLELGNEKLKQTAEKFFFNKEIPADGIPVEPSKFPELKSYEKGSIAQSAIGQSSDLASPLQMAVVTSVIANGGVLMKPHLVSDVTNSQGEEVKNIQPEQVGQIISSDVASTMKDLMRSVVESGTGTNASVEGVEVAGKTGTADNESQGRNSAPHAWFIGFAPYEDPQVAVAVIVENGGQGGKLAAFIASEVIRIALRK; this is encoded by the coding sequence ATGAATGACATATTGAATAATATAAAAAAGGTAATGATGGTTTTTTTAATATGTTTCATAGCACTCATTTCTTATATGACTTATTTTGAGATGGCTATTGGACCTAATATAGTGAATAATGCTTATAACAGAAGATTGTGGATAAAGAGGAATGAAGTGCTTAGAGGAACTATATATGATAGGAATGGGAATGCTCTTACTAAAAGTGAACCTATAGATCAAGAAAATCAAAAAAGAGAATACACCGGAGGTGCAATGTTTGCCCATGCACTAGGCTATGTAGACATCAAGTATGGAATTACAGGACTTGAAAGAAAGTATGATGAGGAATTAATGTCTACAAATATTAAGGATAGTATAAAAAGCCTTATTGAGAATAAAGGAAAAACTCAAAAAAAAGTTGGTAATAATTTAAAAACAACTTTGGATCTAGAGACACAGAAAGCAGCTTATGATTTATTGGGAGACAACAAGGGCGCTGTAGTAGCACTAAATCCTAAAACTGGAGAAGTAATAGCTATGGTATCAAAACCATCTTTTGATCCAAATGATTTAGGAACTACTTGGGAGCAGTTGAATAAAGACGAAAATAGACCTCTCATAAATAGGGCTACAGCAGGACTTTATCCACCAGGATCTACTTTTAAAACCATAACTGCCATAAGTGCCTTAGAGAATATAAGTGGAATTCAGGGAAGATATTTTCAGGATACCGGAGAGTTATATATAGGAGGAGATTATACTCTTCATAATTTTCAAGGAGAAGTTTTAGGGAGTATTAATTTTAAAGATGCCTATACTCATTCTAGTAATGTATATTTTGGCTCTCTAGGTCTTGAACTTGGGAATGAAAAATTAAAACAAACTGCAGAAAAATTTTTCTTTAATAAGGAAATTCCTGCAGATGGTATACCAGTAGAACCTAGTAAATTTCCTGAATTAAAATCTTATGAAAAAGGAAGTATAGCCCAGAGTGCCATAGGACAGAGCAGCGATTTGGCAAGTCCTCTTCAAATGGCAGTGGTTACAAGTGTTATAGCGAATGGCGGAGTCTTGATGAAACCTCATCTGGTAAGTGATGTGACAAATAGTCAGGGAGAAGAAGTAAAGAATATACAACCGGAACAAGTAGGTCAGATAATTTCTTCAGATGTAGCTTCTACAATGAAGGATTTAATGAGATCTGTAGTAGAATCAGGAACGGGAACTAATGCTTCTGTAGAAGGTGTGGAAGTGGCAGGAAAGACTGGAACAGCAGATAATGAATCACAAGGGAGAAATTCCGCTCCCCATGCCTGGTTTATAGGATTTGCACCCTATGAGGATCCACAGGTAGCAGTGGCGGTAATTGTAGAGAATGGAGGACAAGGAGGAAAACTAGCTGCTTTCATAGCATCAGAGGTGATAAGGATTGCACTTCGAAAATAG